A window of Ruania suaedae contains these coding sequences:
- a CDS encoding sugar-binding transcriptional regulator yields the protein MRVREDDAYRAATMYYLQDQTMEVIAKTLGVSRSTVSRLIKAAREEGVVRISVRQPSGSGMNLGHRLSATFGIKTHVVPVREHASEVHRLEQVAMVAARLLADWATPQMVLGVAWGTTVTAIARHLTPTPVRGSAVVQLNGAASTLAGGVTYAGDLIAGFAAAFDATPYLFPVPAFFDFAETKAAMWRERSVRRVLDVQRRVDIALFGVGAVESDVPSHVYNAGYLEEADMAQLKTDRVVGDVCTVFLREDGSYRDVAINARATGPSPGDLRHLGRRVCVAVGEAKVPALLGALRARVATDLIIDETTARALLDRLRGPGRS from the coding sequence GTGAGAGTGCGTGAGGACGACGCCTACCGGGCAGCGACGATGTACTACCTGCAGGATCAGACCATGGAGGTCATCGCCAAGACCCTCGGGGTCTCGCGCTCGACCGTGTCCCGGTTGATCAAGGCCGCCCGGGAGGAGGGCGTGGTCCGGATCTCCGTGCGCCAGCCCAGCGGCAGTGGGATGAACCTCGGCCATCGGCTCTCGGCGACCTTCGGGATCAAGACGCACGTGGTCCCCGTGCGTGAGCACGCCAGCGAGGTGCACCGGCTGGAGCAGGTGGCGATGGTCGCCGCGCGGCTGCTCGCGGACTGGGCCACGCCGCAGATGGTCCTCGGCGTCGCCTGGGGGACGACCGTCACGGCGATCGCCCGGCACCTGACCCCGACGCCGGTGCGCGGCAGTGCGGTGGTCCAGCTCAACGGTGCGGCGAGCACCCTGGCCGGCGGCGTCACCTACGCCGGTGACCTGATCGCCGGCTTCGCCGCCGCCTTCGACGCCACGCCCTACCTGTTCCCGGTGCCCGCCTTCTTCGACTTCGCCGAGACCAAGGCCGCGATGTGGCGCGAGCGCAGCGTGCGACGGGTGCTGGACGTGCAGCGCCGCGTCGACATCGCGCTGTTCGGGGTGGGAGCCGTCGAGTCCGACGTGCCCTCGCACGTGTACAACGCCGGCTACCTGGAAGAGGCCGACATGGCCCAGCTCAAGACGGACCGGGTGGTGGGCGACGTGTGCACCGTGTTCCTCCGCGAGGACGGCAGCTACCGTGACGTGGCGATCAACGCCCGTGCCACCGGACCCTCGCCGGGAGACCTTCGCCACCTCGGCCGCCGGGTGTGCGTGGCGGTCGGGGAGGCCAAGGTGCCCGCCCTCCTGGGTGCGCTGCGCGCCCGGGTGGCCACCGACCTGATCATCGACGAGACGACCGCGCGGGCGTTGTTGGACCGGCTGCGTGGCCCAGGCAGGTCCTAG
- a CDS encoding ketopantoate reductase family protein, with the protein MRYVVIGAGAVGGTIGGQLCADGHEVVLVARGEHARVMASDGLTLLTPEGTSTVRPPVVTGPQELVAAEDGLREDDVLVLAVKGQDTSAAVDAWAQVPLVTGGTAAERLPLLCAQNGVANEPAAARVFTRVHGVCVWLPATHLQPGVVAAEGEPYRGVLHLGRWPEGADETDHQVSADLQASGFLAPVREDVMRWKYAKLLGNLANAVEALVGSLQGEDARDLAAQARSEGEQALAAAGIGFATPEEEKTQPRSRLGEIPGHQRGGGSSWQSLQRGTGSIEVDYLNGEIVALGRAHAVATPVNAALVELAGRAAREGFGPGAFSVDQVRAAAGA; encoded by the coding sequence ATGCGCTATGTGGTGATCGGGGCAGGTGCCGTCGGCGGCACGATCGGCGGACAGTTGTGCGCGGACGGGCACGAGGTGGTGCTCGTCGCGCGCGGGGAGCACGCCCGGGTGATGGCCTCCGACGGACTGACGCTGCTCACGCCGGAGGGCACCAGCACCGTCCGCCCGCCCGTGGTGACCGGCCCGCAGGAGCTGGTCGCCGCCGAGGACGGGTTGCGGGAGGACGACGTCCTGGTCCTGGCCGTCAAGGGGCAGGACACCAGCGCCGCCGTGGACGCATGGGCGCAGGTCCCGCTCGTCACGGGCGGAACGGCCGCCGAACGGTTGCCGCTGCTGTGTGCCCAGAACGGCGTGGCGAACGAGCCCGCCGCCGCGCGCGTCTTCACCCGCGTGCACGGTGTGTGCGTGTGGCTGCCGGCCACCCACCTGCAGCCGGGTGTCGTGGCCGCCGAGGGTGAGCCCTACCGCGGCGTCCTGCATCTGGGGCGGTGGCCCGAGGGCGCCGATGAGACGGACCACCAGGTGTCCGCCGATCTGCAGGCGAGCGGGTTCCTCGCGCCGGTGCGCGAGGACGTCATGCGCTGGAAGTACGCCAAGCTGCTCGGCAACCTGGCGAACGCCGTCGAGGCTCTGGTCGGCTCGCTCCAGGGCGAGGACGCGCGAGACCTGGCCGCGCAGGCGCGGAGCGAGGGCGAGCAGGCGCTGGCCGCCGCCGGGATCGGCTTCGCCACGCCGGAGGAGGAGAAGACCCAGCCGCGCTCACGGCTCGGCGAGATCCCCGGCCATCAGCGCGGGGGCGGCTCCAGCTGGCAGTCGCTGCAACGGGGAACCGGATCGATCGAGGTGGACTACCTGAACGGCGAGATCGTTGCGCTCGGCCGTGCGCACGCGGTGGCGACCCCGGTCAATGCCGCGCTCGTCGAGCTCGCGGGGCGGGCAGCCCGGGAGGGCTTCGGTCCGGGAGCCTTCAGCGTGGACCAGGTCCGCGCCGCTGCCGGCGCCTGA
- a CDS encoding MIP/aquaporin family protein gives MNFSAIFVPELFGTMMLTLLGCGVVANASLPGTKGNGGGFLMVNFGWGLAVFAGVFVAISSGAHINPAVTIGLIANGAEEFADGVPVSAANTLIYILAQMVGALLGAVFCWLAYKTHFDADSDGATKLGVFSTGPAIRSYGWNVVTEVIGTFVLVFVVISFGFAGEPATAIGSPLAVGLLVVGIGASLGGPTGYAINPARDLGPRIAHALLPIKGKGSSDWSYAWVPVVGPLIGGIIGGLAAAAIFV, from the coding sequence GTGAACTTTTCCGCGATCTTCGTCCCGGAGCTGTTCGGCACCATGATGCTGACGCTGCTGGGCTGCGGTGTCGTAGCGAACGCGTCACTGCCGGGCACCAAGGGCAACGGCGGCGGGTTCCTGATGGTCAACTTCGGCTGGGGCCTGGCCGTCTTCGCCGGTGTCTTCGTCGCCATCTCCAGTGGTGCCCACATCAACCCGGCCGTGACGATCGGGCTCATCGCCAACGGTGCCGAGGAGTTCGCCGATGGGGTCCCGGTCTCGGCGGCCAACACCCTCATCTACATCCTCGCGCAGATGGTCGGTGCCCTCCTCGGTGCCGTCTTCTGCTGGCTGGCCTACAAGACCCACTTCGATGCCGACTCCGACGGCGCCACCAAGCTCGGCGTCTTCTCCACCGGCCCAGCGATCCGCTCCTATGGCTGGAACGTGGTGACCGAGGTGATCGGCACGTTCGTACTCGTGTTCGTGGTGATCTCGTTCGGCTTCGCCGGCGAGCCGGCCACCGCGATCGGCTCCCCGCTCGCCGTCGGACTGCTCGTGGTCGGCATCGGCGCCAGCCTCGGCGGGCCCACCGGCTACGCCATCAACCCCGCCCGTGACCTCGGGCCCCGTATCGCCCACGCGCTGCTGCCGATCAAGGGCAAGGGCTCCAGCGACTGGAGCTATGCCTGGGTGCCGGTGGTCGGCCCCCTCATCGGCGGCATCATCGGCGGTCTCGCCGCCGCGGCGATCTTCGTCTGA
- the glpK gene encoding glycerol kinase GlpK yields the protein MADYVLAIDQGTTSTRAIVFNHAGEIVDSGQLEHEQIFPKAGWVEHDPMEIWRNTREVVGLALTRANITSTDLAAVGITNQRETAVVWDKNTGEPVYNAIVWQDTRTQKIADELAGDEGAERYKSICGLPLATYFSGPKVKWILDNVEGARAKAEAGDLLFGNTDTWLLWNMTGGTDGGKHITDVTNASRTMLMDLTTLDWHEGIASDMGIPLSMLPEIKSSSEIYGEGRPKGMIPGIPIAGILGDQQAATFGQACFEIGQAKNTYGTGNFMLINTGEEIVPSENGLLTTVAYKLGEAKPIYALEGSIAVTGSLIQWLRDNLGMISSAPQVEDLAKTVEDNGGAYFVPAFSGLFAPYWRGDARGVLVGLTRFVNKGHIARAALEATAFQTREVLDAMNADSGVDLTELKVDGGMIANETLMQFQADILGVPVVRPKVAETTALGAAYAAGIAVGFWSGEQDVIDNWAEDKRWEPAMDADERERQYRLWKKAVTKSFDWVDDDSE from the coding sequence ATGGCGGACTACGTCCTCGCCATCGACCAGGGCACCACGAGCACCCGGGCGATCGTCTTCAACCACGCGGGTGAGATCGTCGACAGCGGTCAGCTCGAGCACGAGCAGATCTTCCCGAAGGCGGGCTGGGTCGAGCACGACCCGATGGAGATCTGGCGCAACACCCGCGAGGTCGTGGGCCTGGCGCTCACCCGTGCGAACATCACCTCCACCGACCTCGCCGCCGTCGGTATCACCAACCAGCGCGAGACCGCGGTGGTCTGGGACAAGAACACCGGCGAGCCGGTCTACAACGCGATCGTCTGGCAGGACACCCGCACCCAGAAGATCGCCGACGAGCTCGCCGGTGACGAGGGCGCCGAACGGTACAAGTCGATCTGCGGTCTCCCGCTCGCCACCTACTTCTCCGGGCCGAAGGTCAAGTGGATCCTCGACAACGTCGAGGGGGCCCGGGCCAAGGCCGAGGCGGGCGATCTGCTCTTCGGCAACACCGACACCTGGTTGCTGTGGAACATGACTGGGGGCACCGACGGCGGCAAGCACATCACCGACGTCACCAACGCCTCCCGCACCATGCTCATGGATCTGACCACCCTCGACTGGCACGAAGGCATCGCCTCGGACATGGGCATCCCGCTGTCGATGCTGCCCGAGATCAAGTCCTCCTCGGAGATCTACGGCGAGGGCAGGCCCAAGGGGATGATCCCCGGGATCCCGATCGCCGGGATCCTTGGCGACCAGCAGGCGGCCACGTTCGGGCAGGCGTGCTTCGAGATCGGCCAGGCCAAGAACACCTACGGCACCGGCAACTTCATGCTGATCAACACCGGGGAGGAGATCGTCCCCTCGGAGAACGGCCTGCTGACCACGGTCGCCTACAAGCTGGGCGAGGCCAAGCCGATCTACGCGCTCGAGGGGTCGATCGCCGTCACCGGCTCGCTCATCCAGTGGCTGCGGGACAACCTGGGCATGATCTCCTCCGCCCCGCAGGTGGAGGACCTGGCCAAGACGGTCGAGGACAACGGTGGCGCGTACTTCGTCCCCGCGTTCTCCGGCCTGTTCGCCCCGTACTGGCGCGGCGACGCCCGCGGGGTGCTGGTGGGCCTGACCCGGTTCGTCAACAAGGGCCACATCGCGCGCGCCGCTCTGGAAGCGACCGCCTTCCAGACCCGCGAGGTGCTCGATGCCATGAACGCCGACTCCGGTGTCGATCTCACCGAGCTCAAGGTCGACGGCGGCATGATCGCCAACGAGACCCTGATGCAGTTCCAGGCCGACATCCTCGGCGTGCCGGTGGTCCGCCCGAAGGTGGCCGAGACGACGGCGCTCGGTGCCGCGTACGCGGCGGGGATCGCCGTCGGGTTCTGGTCCGGTGAGCAGGACGTCATCGACAACTGGGCCGAGGACAAGCGCTGGGAGCCGGCGATGGACGCCGACGAGCGCGAGCGCCAGTACCGGTTGTGGAAGAAGGCTGTGACCAAGTCCTTCGACTGGGTCGACGACGACAGCGAGTGA
- a CDS encoding amino-acid N-acetyltransferase — MTDTSIEIRPARPADVSAIRALVEPYADERILLAKDMVGYYESVQEFLVATRADAVVGCGALHVMWEDLGEVRTLAVRPDVRGHGVGHALVEALLERAREFGLARVFCLTFEVDFFARHGFAEIDGDVVDQQVYQEMLLSRDDGIAEFLDLARVKPNTLGNTRMLRRLV; from the coding sequence ATGACCGACACATCGATCGAGATCCGGCCGGCCCGGCCGGCCGATGTCAGCGCGATCCGCGCACTGGTGGAGCCCTACGCCGACGAGCGGATCCTGCTCGCCAAGGACATGGTCGGCTACTACGAGTCGGTCCAGGAGTTCCTCGTGGCGACCAGAGCGGACGCCGTCGTCGGATGCGGGGCACTGCACGTGATGTGGGAGGACCTGGGGGAGGTACGCACCCTGGCCGTGCGGCCGGACGTGCGCGGCCACGGGGTGGGCCACGCCCTGGTCGAGGCGCTGCTCGAGCGTGCCCGTGAATTCGGCCTCGCGCGGGTCTTCTGCCTGACCTTCGAGGTGGACTTCTTCGCCAGGCACGGTTTCGCCGAGATCGACGGCGATGTCGTCGATCAGCAGGTCTATCAGGAGATGCTGCTCTCCCGCGACGACGGGATCGCCGAGTTCCTCGACCTCGCGCGGGTGAAGCCGAACACGCTCGGCAACACGCGGATGCTGCGCCGGCTGGTCTGA
- a CDS encoding LacI family DNA-binding transcriptional regulator, with protein sequence MSSDGVTTIAEVARHAGVSRATVSRVMNGRASVDPALAERVRQVATRLNYSPSRVARSLSLGRTQTIGLLVPDLGNPMFQQVLRGANQAARRSGYRILVADSIEEPQREAELAIEARRRCDALILCSPRMPETELISVLQATRPVVLVNRELAASAVPTLTVDYVHGIRAAAQHLLDLGHRRLLYLAGPAQSASNAARVGGLRDFQREHPEAAIEFLACGSMIEDGHRAGRAVLESGASAVLAFNDLVAFGLLGALDEAGADVPGDLSVVGFDDIDFARYARPSLTTMHVPQAELGHRAWEHLHDLLEPGEGSTPPTQYYRPTLIARGSTGAPP encoded by the coding sequence GTGAGCAGCGACGGCGTCACCACCATCGCTGAGGTGGCCCGCCACGCCGGGGTCTCCCGGGCGACGGTCTCCCGGGTGATGAACGGGCGCGCCAGCGTCGATCCGGCACTGGCGGAGCGGGTGCGGCAGGTGGCCACCCGCCTGAACTACTCCCCCAGCCGGGTGGCGCGCAGCCTCTCGCTGGGCCGCACGCAGACGATCGGGCTGCTCGTGCCCGACCTGGGCAACCCCATGTTTCAGCAGGTGCTCCGTGGTGCGAACCAGGCAGCCCGACGCTCCGGCTACCGGATCCTGGTGGCCGACAGCATCGAGGAACCGCAGCGCGAGGCCGAGCTCGCGATCGAGGCGCGGCGGCGCTGCGACGCGCTCATCCTGTGCTCGCCCCGGATGCCCGAGACCGAGCTGATCAGCGTGCTGCAGGCCACCCGCCCGGTGGTGCTGGTCAACCGGGAGCTGGCCGCGTCGGCCGTGCCCACGCTCACCGTCGACTACGTGCACGGCATCCGCGCGGCGGCCCAGCACCTGCTCGATCTCGGCCACCGCCGCCTCCTCTATCTCGCCGGCCCGGCCCAGAGCGCCTCCAACGCCGCCCGGGTGGGCGGGCTGCGGGACTTCCAGCGCGAGCATCCGGAGGCCGCCATCGAGTTCCTGGCGTGCGGATCGATGATCGAGGACGGCCACCGAGCGGGCCGAGCAGTCCTCGAGTCGGGCGCGAGCGCCGTGCTCGCCTTCAACGACCTCGTCGCCTTCGGCCTGCTCGGTGCGCTGGACGAGGCCGGGGCGGACGTGCCCGGGGACCTGTCGGTGGTCGGCTTCGACGACATCGACTTCGCACGCTACGCGCGCCCCTCCCTCACGACGATGCACGTGCCGCAGGCCGAGCTCGGCCACCGGGCCTGGGAGCACCTGCACGATCTTCTCGAGCCGGGCGAGGGCAGCACACCGCCGACGCAGTACTACCGCCCCACGCTGATCGCGCGCGGCAGCACCGGCGCACCACCATGA
- the xylA gene encoding xylose isomerase — MVRTPLPDDKFSFGLWTVGWAAQDQFGQATRPALDPTEYLPHLAEAGAWGVTFHDDDVVPFGADDATREKGFADFKKAADAAGLTIEMVTTNLFSHPVFKDGGFTANDRSVRRFGLRKVLRNVDLAASMGASTFVMWGGREGSEYDGVKDVNAALDRYREGVDTVAAYIKSQGYDLTIALEPKPNEPRGDILLPTVGHALGFIAELEHGDIVGLNPETGHEQMAGLNFTHGIAQALWAGKLFHIDLNGQRSIKYDQDLVFGHGDLLSAFFTVDLLENGFPGGGPTYDGPRHFDYKPSRTEGFEGVWDSAAANMETYLLLAEKARAYRADPEVQAALEAAGVLELSEPTLGAGESLTDLLADRTAFEDFDADASGERNAGFVRLNQLALRHLIG, encoded by the coding sequence ATGGTGCGCACACCCCTTCCCGACGACAAGTTCTCCTTCGGTCTGTGGACCGTCGGCTGGGCGGCCCAGGACCAGTTCGGCCAGGCCACCCGCCCCGCCCTGGACCCGACCGAGTACCTGCCCCACCTCGCCGAGGCCGGCGCCTGGGGCGTGACCTTCCACGACGACGACGTCGTCCCCTTCGGTGCCGACGACGCCACCCGTGAGAAGGGCTTCGCCGACTTCAAGAAGGCCGCCGACGCCGCCGGGCTGACCATCGAGATGGTCACCACCAACCTCTTCTCCCACCCAGTCTTCAAGGACGGCGGCTTCACCGCGAACGACCGCTCCGTGCGGCGCTTCGGTCTGCGCAAGGTGCTGCGCAACGTCGACCTGGCCGCCTCGATGGGTGCCTCCACCTTCGTGATGTGGGGCGGGCGCGAGGGCAGCGAGTACGACGGCGTCAAGGACGTCAACGCCGCCCTGGACCGCTACCGCGAGGGTGTGGACACCGTCGCCGCCTACATCAAGTCCCAGGGGTACGACCTCACGATCGCCCTGGAGCCGAAGCCGAACGAGCCGCGCGGGGACATCCTGCTGCCCACGGTCGGCCACGCCCTCGGCTTCATCGCCGAGCTCGAGCACGGCGACATCGTCGGCCTCAACCCCGAGACCGGGCACGAGCAGATGGCCGGCCTGAACTTCACCCACGGCATCGCGCAGGCGCTGTGGGCGGGCAAGCTCTTCCACATCGACCTCAACGGCCAGCGGTCCATCAAGTACGACCAGGACCTGGTCTTCGGTCACGGCGACCTGCTCTCGGCGTTCTTCACCGTCGACCTGCTCGAGAACGGTTTCCCGGGTGGTGGCCCCACTTACGACGGCCCGCGCCACTTCGACTACAAGCCCTCCCGCACTGAGGGCTTCGAGGGTGTGTGGGACTCGGCAGCCGCGAACATGGAGACCTATCTCCTGTTGGCGGAGAAGGCCAGGGCCTATCGAGCCGACCCCGAGGTGCAGGCCGCACTCGAGGCTGCCGGGGTGCTCGAGCTGTCCGAGCCGACACTCGGCGCCGGCGAGTCGTTGACCGACCTGCTCGCCGACCGCACCGCCTTCGAGGACTTCGACGCCGACGCCTCCGGTGAGCGCAACGCCGGCTTCGTCCGCCTGAACCAGTTGGCCCTGCGCCACCTGATCGGGTGA
- a CDS encoding AEC family transporter — translation MSAVLSALATMAVIAFAGWVLATFRVLGPGAQQVLARLVFALATPSLLITTIGEANLSLLLTRTAATTVVSTMTVATLAAVLFGAVLRRGRGQATVATLAASYVNAGNIGIPVAIYVLSDALAVVPTMLMQLLVLAPVAYAVLDTAGARRRELVLRPLRSPLTVGALIGLTLAIVPWTPPDVVLEPLRLVGSIAAPLALLTLGMSFAPVRRGDTPTASSTPPPGPAPGHWLDVGIVAVLRGLIHPALTLGVALALGVGGPALLAVVLMAALPTAQNVLVYALQFDRGLRIARDSQVITTAVSIPLLVGVVALLA, via the coding sequence ATGAGCGCGGTCCTGTCCGCCCTTGCGACGATGGCAGTGATCGCCTTCGCCGGCTGGGTGCTGGCGACCTTCCGGGTCCTCGGACCCGGCGCCCAGCAGGTCCTGGCGCGGCTGGTCTTCGCGCTGGCGACGCCGTCGCTACTGATCACCACGATCGGTGAGGCGAACCTGTCCCTGCTGCTCACGCGCACCGCGGCCACCACGGTCGTGAGCACGATGACAGTGGCCACGCTCGCAGCTGTGCTCTTCGGCGCGGTCCTGCGCCGTGGCCGCGGGCAGGCCACCGTGGCCACGCTGGCCGCCAGCTACGTCAACGCCGGCAACATCGGGATCCCGGTGGCCATCTATGTGCTCTCCGACGCCCTGGCCGTGGTGCCCACGATGCTGATGCAGTTGCTCGTGCTCGCCCCGGTGGCCTACGCCGTGCTGGACACCGCCGGCGCGCGGCGCCGCGAACTCGTGCTGCGTCCGTTGCGCAGCCCGCTCACGGTCGGGGCGCTGATCGGTCTGACCCTCGCCATCGTGCCGTGGACGCCACCCGATGTGGTGCTCGAGCCGCTGCGGCTGGTCGGCAGCATCGCGGCCCCACTGGCGCTGCTCACGCTCGGGATGTCCTTCGCCCCCGTGCGCCGCGGCGACACCCCGACGGCATCCTCGACCCCGCCCCCCGGCCCGGCGCCAGGTCACTGGTTGGACGTGGGGATCGTGGCCGTGCTGCGCGGCCTGATCCATCCGGCGCTGACCCTCGGCGTGGCCCTCGCCCTCGGTGTGGGAGGCCCGGCCCTGCTGGCCGTCGTCCTGATGGCCGCTCTCCCGACGGCGCAGAACGTGCTGGTCTACGCCCTGCAGTTTGACCGTGGGCTCCGGATCGCGCGGGACTCGCAGGTGATCACCACGGCGGTCTCGATCCCGCTGCTGGTCGGCGTGGTGGCGCTGCTGGCCTGA
- the xylB gene encoding xylulokinase, whose protein sequence is MMTATTPEQPSASSLTGRLVAGIDSSTQSCKVVIRDAGTGALKRFGSAPHPEGTEVDPAAWWEALQVAASAAGGLDDVEAVAVGGQQHGMVALDETGEVVRPALLWNDTRSAQAALDLIDELGDGDPDAGAQAWAERVGIVPVASFTITKLRWLAEHEPDNAARVAAVALPHDWLTWRLAGDGPGSGPAGLERLTTDRSDASGTGYFDAAGGGYDLELLERAFGRRIGVPAVVEPGAVARRSDTFVLGAGAGDNAGAALGLGMRPGDVAISIGTSGVVSAVSEAPVADPEGLVAGFADATGRYLPLACTLNGSRVFDAVGRLLGVDHHQFAELALSAPAGADGLTFVPYLEGERTPNKPDASGALHGVRLGNTTPAHLARAAVEGVLCSLADGLAALQARGVPVERVLLIGGAAQSKAVRQIAPAVLGIPVTVPQPGEYVADGAARQAAWALSGADSPPEWGLSGAKDFAVPDERDDTLPGRYAQAREMTFGA, encoded by the coding sequence ATGATGACAGCGACGACGCCTGAGCAGCCGTCCGCCTCCTCCCTCACGGGTCGCCTCGTCGCGGGGATCGATTCCTCCACCCAGTCCTGCAAGGTGGTGATCCGGGACGCCGGGACCGGTGCGCTCAAGCGCTTCGGTTCGGCGCCCCATCCGGAGGGCACCGAGGTCGATCCGGCCGCCTGGTGGGAGGCGCTGCAGGTGGCGGCGTCGGCCGCCGGGGGCCTCGACGACGTCGAGGCCGTGGCCGTGGGCGGTCAGCAGCACGGCATGGTCGCGCTCGACGAGACCGGAGAGGTGGTCCGCCCGGCGCTGCTGTGGAACGACACCCGCAGTGCCCAGGCGGCCCTGGACCTCATCGACGAGCTCGGCGATGGTGACCCCGACGCCGGAGCCCAGGCCTGGGCCGAGCGCGTCGGCATCGTGCCGGTGGCCTCGTTCACGATCACCAAGCTGCGCTGGCTCGCCGAGCACGAGCCGGACAACGCCGCGCGGGTGGCCGCCGTGGCCCTCCCGCACGACTGGCTCACCTGGCGGCTGGCCGGCGACGGGCCGGGCAGCGGTCCGGCCGGGCTCGAGCGGCTCACCACCGACCGCTCGGACGCCTCCGGGACCGGCTACTTCGACGCCGCCGGCGGCGGCTACGACCTGGAGCTGCTCGAGCGGGCCTTCGGCCGCCGCATCGGGGTGCCGGCCGTGGTCGAGCCGGGGGCGGTGGCCCGGCGAAGCGACACCTTCGTCCTGGGCGCCGGCGCCGGTGACAATGCCGGCGCCGCCCTCGGGCTGGGGATGCGCCCCGGGGACGTCGCGATCTCCATCGGGACCTCCGGCGTGGTCAGCGCCGTCAGCGAGGCGCCCGTCGCCGATCCCGAGGGACTGGTGGCCGGCTTCGCCGACGCCACCGGTCGATACCTGCCGCTGGCCTGCACCCTCAACGGCAGCCGGGTCTTCGACGCGGTCGGCCGGCTCCTCGGGGTCGACCACCACCAGTTCGCCGAGCTGGCCCTGTCCGCCCCGGCGGGGGCGGACGGACTCACCTTCGTGCCCTACCTCGAGGGGGAGCGCACCCCGAACAAGCCGGACGCCAGCGGCGCCCTGCACGGGGTGCGCCTGGGCAACACGACGCCCGCGCACCTGGCGAGGGCCGCCGTCGAGGGGGTGCTGTGCTCGTTGGCCGACGGGCTCGCCGCGCTGCAGGCCCGTGGGGTGCCCGTGGAGCGGGTGCTCCTGATCGGTGGCGCCGCTCAGTCGAAGGCGGTGCGCCAAATCGCCCCCGCCGTGCTGGGCATCCCGGTCACCGTGCCGCAGCCGGGGGAGTACGTGGCCGACGGCGCCGCCCGCCAGGCCGCGTGGGCTCTCTCCGGTGCGGACTCCCCGCCGGAGTGGGGCCTGTCCGGTGCGAAGGACTTCGCGGTCCCTGACGAGCGCGATGACACCCTGCCCGGCCGCTACGCGCAGGCGCGGGAGATGACCTTCGGCGCCTGA
- a CDS encoding NAD-dependent epimerase/dehydratase family protein translates to MRIAVTGSSGKLGRVVVNHLREAGHTVRALDALGERAAGFTRVDLTDYGQVIDALAHIDDQSDGVDAVVHLAAIPAPGLSSDVATFRNNMLSTYHVLTAARRLGIRKVVTASSETVLGLPFDTPPPYIPVDEEYPGRPESTYSLVKHLEETMAVELTRWDPELSIIALRFSNVMYPQDYEQFPFDDDARTRKWNLWSYIDARDGAQAVLKALEYDTPGFDRFIIASPDTVMTRTNADLVAEVFPDVPIRGELGEHTTMLSIEKARRVLGYAPAHSWRDHR, encoded by the coding sequence ATGCGAATCGCCGTGACAGGAAGTTCAGGAAAGCTGGGCCGCGTCGTCGTCAACCATCTGCGCGAGGCCGGGCACACCGTCCGAGCGCTGGACGCACTCGGGGAACGAGCGGCGGGCTTCACCCGCGTCGACCTGACCGACTACGGCCAGGTCATCGATGCGCTGGCGCACATCGATGACCAGTCCGATGGTGTCGACGCGGTGGTCCACCTCGCGGCTATCCCGGCGCCTGGGTTGAGTAGCGATGTCGCCACCTTCCGCAACAACATGCTCTCGACGTATCACGTGCTCACCGCGGCCCGTCGTCTGGGGATCCGGAAAGTCGTCACGGCCTCCAGTGAGACGGTTCTCGGTCTTCCGTTCGACACCCCTCCGCCCTATATCCCGGTGGACGAGGAGTACCCGGGGCGGCCGGAGTCGACGTACTCGCTGGTCAAGCACCTCGAGGAGACGATGGCGGTCGAGCTCACCCGGTGGGACCCCGAGCTCAGCATCATTGCGCTGCGCTTCTCCAACGTGATGTATCCGCAGGACTACGAGCAGTTCCCTTTCGACGACGATGCGCGCACCCGCAAGTGGAACTTGTGGTCCTACATCGATGCCCGCGATGGCGCCCAGGCGGTCCTCAAGGCCCTGGAGTACGACACCCCGGGCTTCGACCGGTTCATCATCGCCTCCCCGGACACCGTGATGACCCGTACCAACGCGGACCTGGTGGCCGAGGTGTTCCCGGACGTGCCGATCCGTGGCGAGCTCGGGGAGCACACCACCATGCTCTCCATCGAGAAGGCTCGACGCGTGCTGGGCTACGCCCCCGCGCACTCCTGGCGTGACCACCGATAG